GTCCAGTAGGATTCGAATTTGAATTCGACTATGACAACGCTTCTGCTGACTTCGATTACGCTGTTGGCGAAGATTCATATGATGTCTTTGGTATCTACGGTAACGTATTTACAAAAGTTGGCGACGCTACAGTAGGTTTTATCACAGCTTACTCCTCATTTGATAAAGATGCTGGCGTTGCTTATGATATGGCTGATGACTTTGATGATGACCTTCTTTTCATCCTTGGTGATGAAGGTTACCTTTCAAGTGCTATAGGCGCTGCAGGCGTTGCACTGAACGGTTCATACTCAGGTCTTGCTGCTATATGGGCTAACGGTATCTACGCTGCTTACGATGTTAACGAAAAACTTAACATCACTGGTGGTTTCTTCTATGCTATGTCTACTGCTGAAGATACAGCAGTTGAAGATGCTACAGGTTATGAATTTGACCTTATCGGTAGCTACGCTGTAACTGATGCACTTTCTTACAAAGTACAACTTGGTTACGCATCTGTTGATCCTGATGTTAGCGGTGTTGATCCAGATCCAGCAATGGCTCTGTTCCACACACTTTCACTCAGCTTCTAATCAAATTAATTACGATTTGATATAAAGTAAGGGCTCGCCAATGTGGTGGGCCCTTTTTTGTTTATACACTAATTGATCTTTATATAATCTCATTTTTGTATTAATCTGACTGCATGGATAAATCACGACTGGCTATAATAATATTTACCACAATACTCACATTCTCTGCACTTTATGCACCTCAGCCTGTGCAGCCCATAATAATGGAATATTTTAATATCTCGCAGTCTCAATCAGCACTTCTGACTACTGTGACTATGTTTCCTCTCAGTATTTCACCTATATTTTATGGTTATATGCTGGAGTCTGTATCGTCAAAAAAGATGTTGCTTGTTTCGCTCATTGTGATTGCAATCTGTCAGTTCATCTTTTTCTTATCTGACTCATTTAACCTGCTCCTGGTTTTGCGCGTAATAGAAGGGCTGGCTATCCCTGCTGTACTCACAGGTATAATGACTTATATCGCACGTATGACTACAAAAGATAATGTTCAGAAAATAATGGCAATTTATATTTCATCAACCATCATAGGTGGCTTTTCAGGCAGGTTTTTTTCTGGTCTGATTTCATATTACACTAACTGGCGTACAGTATTTTTTATACTTGGTGTTTCATTGCTTGGAGCCGTCATTATGATATGGCGTCTGGGGAGCAGTAAGGCAGAGGTACATAAGCTAGATCTTAAAGCTGCTGCTGTAATTCTTAGGAAACGTAGTTTTTTTGTAACTTACATGATGGTCTTCAGTATGTTTTTTATGTTTACAGGTGTTATGAATTTTATCCCTTACAGGTTGCGTGAGATTGATCCGAGCTCAAGTGCTATGTTGATTGGAGTGATATACACCGGCTACATAATGGGAATTGTGACATCTCTTA
This window of the Denitrovibrio acetiphilus DSM 12809 genome carries:
- a CDS encoding MFS transporter, whose translation is MDKSRLAIIIFTTILTFSALYAPQPVQPIIMEYFNISQSQSALLTTVTMFPLSISPIFYGYMLESVSSKKMLLVSLIVIAICQFIFFLSDSFNLLLVLRVIEGLAIPAVLTGIMTYIARMTTKDNVQKIMAIYISSTIIGGFSGRFFSGLISYYTNWRTVFFILGVSLLGAVIMIWRLGSSKAEVHKLDLKAAAVILRKRSFFVTYMMVFSMFFMFTGVMNFIPYRLREIDPSSSAMLIGVIYTGYIMGIVTSLNSLKLIRIFRGEVNAILAGLTIFLMALVLFIPVNIYILFFGMFVFCAGMFMTHTVASGYINKMADENKGVTNGLYVSFYYCGGTLGSILPGVVYENYNWNMFLVFLGIMMFSTILLGRLHLRQSD